In a genomic window of Alteromonas gilva:
- a CDS encoding acyl-CoA dehydrogenase family protein, with product MDFNLTEDQQAFADVASQFAAASLAPYAAEWDATHTFPRDTIREAGELGFCGLYTPEEAGGLGLSRLDSSIIFEQLAMGCTTTTAMLTIHNMATWMIATWGRKEVKDKWVADLVSGEKLASYCLTEPGAGSDAASLATRAVKHQGSYQLNGSKVFISGAGSTDMLVVMARTSDDGAKGISAFAVPADLPGIIYGKAEEKMGWNAQPTRMITFDNVTVTAEHLLGEEGQGFSLAMKGLDGGRINIATCSVGTAQQALNTARDYMLERQQFGKPLAAFQALQFKLADMNTHLVAARQLVRMAAFKLDNNDPQATAYCAMAKRFATDTGFEVCNEALQIHGGYGYIKEYPLERHMRDVRVHQILEGTNEIMRLIISRQVLQEGTELL from the coding sequence ATGGACTTTAATCTTACCGAAGATCAGCAGGCCTTTGCTGATGTTGCCAGCCAGTTTGCGGCGGCTTCACTGGCTCCCTACGCGGCCGAATGGGATGCCACCCATACCTTTCCGCGTGACACTATCCGTGAAGCTGGCGAGCTTGGCTTTTGCGGCCTTTACACCCCGGAGGAGGCTGGCGGCTTGGGGCTAAGCCGGCTCGATTCGTCGATCATATTTGAGCAGCTGGCCATGGGATGCACAACAACCACTGCGATGCTGACTATTCATAATATGGCAACCTGGATGATAGCTACCTGGGGCCGTAAAGAAGTAAAAGATAAATGGGTTGCAGACTTAGTCAGTGGCGAAAAACTCGCCTCATACTGCCTTACTGAACCGGGCGCCGGTTCCGATGCGGCAAGCCTTGCTACCCGGGCGGTTAAGCACCAGGGCAGTTACCAGTTAAATGGCAGTAAGGTGTTTATTTCTGGTGCCGGTAGTACGGACATGCTGGTCGTTATGGCGCGCACGTCAGACGATGGCGCGAAGGGTATTTCTGCCTTTGCTGTACCGGCTGACTTGCCGGGTATTATTTACGGCAAAGCCGAAGAAAAGATGGGCTGGAACGCCCAACCCACGCGCATGATCACTTTTGATAACGTCACGGTTACCGCTGAGCACCTGTTGGGGGAAGAGGGGCAGGGCTTTTCGCTGGCCATGAAAGGCCTCGACGGTGGTCGCATTAATATTGCAACCTGCTCGGTGGGTACCGCTCAGCAGGCATTAAATACCGCCCGCGATTATATGCTCGAGCGTCAGCAGTTTGGTAAGCCACTGGCCGCTTTTCAGGCATTGCAATTTAAACTGGCAGATATGAATACGCACCTGGTCGCGGCGCGTCAGTTAGTGAGAATGGCCGCGTTCAAGCTTGATAACAACGATCCGCAGGCAACGGCATATTGCGCAATGGCCAAACGCTTTGCCACCGATACAGGTTTTGAGGTGTGTAATGAGGCACTGCAAATCCATGGCGGCTACGGCTATATTAAAGAGTACCCCCTGGAGCGACACATGCGCGATGTTCGGGTCCACCAGATACTGGAAGGGACCAACGAAATCATGCGTTTAATTATCAGCCGTCAGGTGTTACAGGAAGGCACCGAGTTACTGTAG